One region of Bacteroidota bacterium genomic DNA includes:
- the ftsY gene encoding signal recognition particle-docking protein FtsY, whose amino-acid sequence MGLFDRFKAKEQERLEEGLEKTRTSFLGKIGRAIRGKDTVDDEVLDNLEEALVTSDVGVNTTLEVIKRVQARVAADKYVSSKELTGMIRTEIADLVIGNEEHRPADFDAHLPNRPHVIMVVGVNGVGKTTSIGKMAHRYKMAGKDVVLGAADTFRAAATEQLEIWAKRADVPIIKQGHGADPAAVAFDTIASAKGRNSEVAIIDTAGRLHTKGGLMDELSKIKRVMDRQVDGAPHEVLLVLDASTGQNAIRQAEEFTKSVDVTGLILTKLDGTAKGGIVVGISHEFQIPVKYIGVGEGIDDLQIFDSRRFVNALFD is encoded by the coding sequence ATGGGACTTTTTGATCGATTCAAAGCTAAAGAGCAGGAGCGCCTGGAAGAAGGGTTGGAGAAAACGCGTACAAGTTTTCTTGGCAAGATTGGGCGGGCCATTCGCGGTAAAGATACGGTTGATGACGAAGTCCTGGACAACCTCGAAGAAGCCCTGGTTACAAGCGATGTAGGGGTAAACACAACCCTGGAAGTCATCAAGCGCGTGCAGGCGCGGGTTGCTGCTGACAAATACGTCTCTTCCAAAGAGTTGACCGGTATGATCCGAACCGAAATTGCTGATCTTGTGATTGGTAACGAGGAGCATCGGCCGGCCGACTTTGATGCACATCTGCCCAATCGCCCGCATGTGATTATGGTTGTTGGTGTGAACGGTGTTGGGAAAACAACCAGCATCGGCAAAATGGCGCACCGCTACAAAATGGCGGGCAAAGATGTGGTGCTGGGTGCTGCTGACACCTTCCGTGCAGCCGCTACGGAGCAACTTGAGATCTGGGCGAAGCGCGCAGATGTCCCAATTATCAAGCAAGGGCACGGCGCAGACCCTGCAGCAGTGGCTTTTGATACCATTGCATCTGCAAAAGGGCGTAACAGTGAAGTAGCCATTATTGATACAGCCGGTCGGCTGCATACCAAAGGCGGGTTGATGGATGAGCTATCCAAAATCAAACGTGTGATGGACCGCCAGGTAGACGGGGCGCCACACGAAGTGCTGCTTGTGCTCGACGCTTCAACCGGGCAGAACGCCATTCGCCAGGCTGAAGAGTTTACCAAAAGTGTAGACGTAACGGGTCTCATTCTGACGAAACTCGACGGTACAGCCAAAGGAGGTATTGTCGTTGGCATTTCTCACGAATTCCAAATTCCCGTCAAGTATATCGGCGTAGGAGAAGGGATTGATGACCTGCAAATCTTCGATAGCCGGCGTTTTGTAAACGCATTGTTTGATTAA
- a CDS encoding extracellular solute-binding protein, translated as MRIRIWHQKNDAERDFFNDAVAAYNAAHPDRYVEALYKETEELRNLFIVASVGGKGPELVYGPADNLSIFALTESIQPIDGVLSEDYLAQFNADGVISWREKPWMIADQVGNHLTFVYNKEMMPEPPATTDEMIEMLQALTKDVDGDGNIDQYGLTWNYVEPFFFMPFLTGYGGWVMDEAGNPTLDNAATVNAIQFILDLRDKYKVIPRESDYNIAETLFKERRAAAIINGPWAWAGYGEAGIDYGLARLPVMSATGKWTAPLVSSKGYSVNINVDSEKMPYVQEVLEFLTNAEMQADMARNIASIPTIDTVRQDSVIQANVVLRSSLHQVEVGLPMPIEPQMRQIWDGMRGPYQLIMNGASTAAEGAKLMQDEVEKRIADTFL; from the coding sequence GTGCGTATCCGGATCTGGCATCAAAAAAACGATGCGGAGCGGGACTTTTTTAACGATGCGGTGGCTGCATACAATGCTGCCCACCCCGATCGGTACGTCGAAGCATTGTACAAAGAGACCGAAGAGCTGCGTAACCTGTTTATTGTGGCGTCTGTGGGGGGGAAGGGCCCCGAGCTGGTATATGGGCCGGCTGATAACCTGTCAATTTTTGCACTAACCGAGTCGATCCAACCCATTGATGGGGTGTTGTCGGAGGACTACCTCGCGCAGTTTAATGCAGATGGCGTCATTTCCTGGCGTGAAAAGCCATGGATGATTGCAGATCAGGTGGGGAATCACCTTACGTTTGTTTACAACAAAGAAATGATGCCTGAGCCGCCAGCTACGACGGATGAAATGATCGAAATGCTGCAGGCATTAACAAAAGATGTGGATGGGGACGGCAACATTGATCAGTATGGCCTTACCTGGAATTACGTTGAGCCGTTTTTCTTTATGCCTTTCCTCACGGGATATGGCGGATGGGTGATGGATGAGGCCGGCAATCCGACCCTGGACAACGCGGCAACGGTCAATGCTATCCAGTTTATTCTCGATCTGCGGGATAAATACAAGGTAATCCCGCGGGAAAGCGATTACAATATTGCAGAGACGCTTTTCAAAGAACGGCGCGCTGCTGCGATTATCAATGGACCATGGGCCTGGGCCGGCTATGGTGAGGCAGGGATTGATTACGGCCTCGCCCGCTTGCCCGTCATGTCTGCCACCGGAAAATGGACAGCCCCGCTGGTTTCTTCCAAAGGGTATTCCGTCAACATAAATGTTGATAGTGAGAAGATGCCTTATGTTCAGGAAGTGCTGGAATTCCTGACCAATGCTGAAATGCAGGCAGATATGGCGCGCAATATTGCATCGATACCAACCATCGACACCGTGCGTCAGGACTCTGTAATTCAGGCCAACGTTGTGCTGCGGTCGTCTCTCCACCAGGTTGAGGTTGGATTGCCGATGCCTATCGAACCGCAAATGCGGCAGATATGGGATGGCATGCGGGGCCCTTACCAACTGATAATGAATGGGGCAAGTACCGCCGCTGAAGGGGCGAAGCTGATGCAGGATGAAGTGGAGAAACGTATAGCTGACACATTCCTTTAG
- a CDS encoding sugar ABC transporter permease has translation MAATKKDRLFLMALLAPTILIMLVVVAYPFFENVRISLSNMNIYHIRDWEVIGFQQYAAVFAEPRFWNILMKTFLWTGVNIVFHVTLGVFLAVILHQNFVVGKPAWRILLILPWALPQYITALTWRGMFNYEYGAINRVLTRYLNLPAVEWLTSPFEAFLAVILTNIWLGFPFMMVVALGALQSVPSELYEAAEVDGASKWSQFWNVTVPLLKPAMIPAITLGMIWTFNNINVVWLVSNGGEPNDQTHILVSFVYEAAFSMYRFGWAAALSMVIFVILFTFTQIFLNRTKATESVY, from the coding sequence ATGGCAGCAACTAAAAAAGATCGCTTGTTTTTGATGGCCCTCCTGGCGCCAACGATCTTGATTATGCTCGTGGTGGTTGCGTATCCCTTTTTTGAAAACGTACGCATCTCGCTGTCGAACATGAACATCTATCATATTCGAGACTGGGAAGTGATTGGCTTCCAGCAATATGCTGCCGTCTTTGCTGAGCCGCGGTTCTGGAATATCCTGATGAAGACGTTTTTATGGACAGGGGTGAATATTGTGTTTCACGTAACCCTCGGCGTTTTTCTGGCGGTTATTCTGCATCAGAATTTTGTTGTCGGCAAGCCGGCGTGGCGCATTCTGCTTATCCTACCCTGGGCGTTACCGCAGTATATCACGGCACTGACCTGGCGGGGGATGTTCAACTATGAATATGGTGCAATCAACCGCGTGCTTACCCGGTATCTCAATTTGCCGGCCGTTGAGTGGCTTACGTCGCCTTTCGAAGCCTTCCTTGCGGTGATCTTGACCAATATCTGGCTGGGTTTCCCTTTTATGATGGTGGTTGCCCTCGGCGCATTGCAGTCGGTGCCGTCTGAATTGTACGAAGCTGCAGAAGTGGATGGGGCGTCCAAGTGGAGCCAGTTCTGGAACGTAACAGTGCCGCTGCTGAAGCCGGCGATGATTCCTGCCATTACGCTGGGCATGATCTGGACATTCAATAATATTAATGTTGTCTGGCTGGTTTCCAATGGCGGGGAGCCCAATGATCAGACGCACATTCTGGTGTCCTTTGTCTACGAAGCTGCGTTTTCGATGTACCGGTTTGGCTGGGCAGCGGCCTTGTCGATGGTCATATTTGTGATCCTGTTCACCTTTACGCAAATATTTCTCAACCGCACCAAGGCCACAGAGTCGGTCTACTAA
- a CDS encoding CDP-alcohol phosphatidyltransferase family protein produces the protein MPKPKDVTQPAHKVLGKFWTLANMLSLARLVLVIPITYLIIKDGSVAWILGLVFAALCTDWFDGTVARWSKTVSEWGKVLDPLADKIAAVTVVCALTIRGSLPLWFLVLLLVRDILIVWGSTLATRRLQRVLMSLWWGKVAVFMLALTVLGAILRADPPIMNMAIWITAGLYVYSFALYVIRYIRLMRYVEDVEDIEEGPGSDGSNAEIAYPVSTSV, from the coding sequence ATGCCAAAACCCAAGGATGTTACCCAGCCTGCTCACAAGGTCCTAGGCAAGTTCTGGACACTGGCTAATATGTTGAGCCTGGCCAGGCTTGTGCTGGTGATTCCTATTACCTACCTGATTATCAAAGACGGGTCTGTTGCATGGATCCTGGGGCTCGTATTTGCTGCACTTTGTACCGATTGGTTTGATGGTACCGTAGCCCGCTGGTCGAAAACTGTGTCGGAGTGGGGCAAGGTACTGGATCCGTTGGCCGACAAAATTGCAGCGGTAACCGTTGTTTGTGCACTGACAATTCGGGGCAGCCTGCCCTTGTGGTTTCTCGTGCTGCTTCTTGTGCGTGATATTTTGATTGTTTGGGGCAGCACGCTGGCAACACGCCGGCTGCAGCGCGTACTGATGAGTCTGTGGTGGGGGAAAGTAGCTGTGTTTATGCTCGCACTAACCGTGCTGGGCGCCATTCTTCGCGCTGACCCGCCAATTATGAACATGGCTATCTGGATTACAGCTGGCCTCTACGTTTATTCTTTTGCACTCTATGTCATCCGATATATTCGCCTCATGCGTTATGTGGAAGATGTAGAGGACATCGAAGAAGGGCCGGGCTCCGACGGCTCCAACGCAGAAATTGCCTATCCTGTCAGCACCTCTGTTTAA
- the fmt gene encoding methionyl-tRNA formyltransferase yields MSSKIVFMGTAGFAVPSLERLVEAGHTPVAVATGPDRKRGRGQKVAFTPVKSAALAAGIETILQPENVKDPAFAEAVAALEPDIIVVVAFRILPPAVYTAAKKGAFNLHGSVLPRYRGAAPINRAVMAGDDRTGVTTFFLERKVDTGNMILQRGMPVGPNETAGEVHDRMMVLGAEAVLDTVRMIEAGDVQTFSQDDALATRAPKIFKEDCRIDWTLSAGDVHNHVRGLSPYPGAWTTHGAHMLKVFKTLPAAGTGKPGEILQADDTLIVACGEGAVHILQIQQEGRKRLAVADFLRGYQVEAADLLV; encoded by the coding sequence GTGTCATCTAAGATTGTCTTTATGGGCACAGCAGGTTTTGCTGTGCCATCGCTGGAGCGGCTTGTTGAAGCCGGCCATACACCCGTTGCGGTGGCGACAGGCCCTGACCGCAAGCGGGGCAGGGGGCAGAAAGTGGCTTTTACCCCGGTGAAGTCCGCAGCACTCGCTGCCGGCATCGAGACGATTCTGCAGCCAGAAAATGTAAAGGACCCGGCTTTTGCAGAAGCTGTAGCCGCTTTGGAGCCAGATATTATCGTTGTGGTTGCATTTCGCATTTTACCACCGGCCGTGTATACAGCCGCCAAAAAAGGTGCATTCAACCTGCATGGTTCTGTTTTGCCTCGCTACCGGGGTGCCGCGCCAATCAACAGGGCCGTAATGGCAGGCGACGACAGGACTGGCGTTACCACATTCTTCCTTGAAAGAAAGGTGGACACAGGGAATATGATTTTGCAGCGCGGCATGCCGGTAGGCCCTAATGAGACAGCCGGCGAAGTCCACGACCGCATGATGGTGCTTGGCGCAGAGGCTGTGCTTGATACCGTGCGGATGATTGAGGCCGGCGACGTGCAGACCTTCTCACAGGATGATGCGCTGGCTACACGCGCTCCTAAAATTTTTAAAGAAGACTGCCGGATCGACTGGACGTTGTCAGCCGGTGATGTGCATAATCATGTACGCGGCCTGTCGCCTTACCCGGGTGCCTGGACCACCCACGGCGCCCACATGCTAAAGGTGTTCAAAACTTTGCCGGCAGCTGGCACAGGAAAACCTGGAGAAATCTTGCAAGCAGACGATACGCTGATTGTTGCTTGCGGCGAAGGGGCAGTCCATATTTTGCAGATTCAACAGGAAGGCCGTAAACGGCTCGCTGTCGCTGATTTTTTAAGAGGATACCAGGTCGAAGCTGCTGACTTGCTGGTGTAG
- a CDS encoding sugar ABC transporter permease, with protein MKGLFGKIGTYLVLAFFAFLSIYPVMRIITISLRPGDQLLSTSLAFIPEGASLDNYRELLFETGFLQWMGNSFFVSLVVTITGVALASTAGYALSRYRFRGKKSILSGLLITQMFPATMLLLPMYVMLINLQLLNTFLGIIVIYTATALPFCVWQMKGYYDTIPVALEEAAQIDGCSPWQAFYQVIFPLAAPALVITALFSFMTAWNEYVVANVVLQDSEMFTLPLGLKLFQSTLTTQWGLYAAGSLLVSIPVVALFLMLSRYLISGLTLGAVKG; from the coding sequence TTGAAAGGGTTATTCGGAAAAATCGGAACGTACCTGGTCCTCGCATTTTTTGCGTTTCTGTCGATCTATCCGGTGATGCGCATCATTACGATATCGCTGCGGCCAGGGGATCAGTTGTTGTCGACTTCGCTGGCATTCATTCCGGAAGGCGCCTCGCTGGATAATTATCGGGAGTTGCTGTTTGAGACGGGCTTCTTGCAGTGGATGGGGAATTCTTTCTTTGTATCTCTTGTGGTAACGATTACTGGCGTTGCGCTCGCTTCAACAGCCGGCTATGCTTTGTCTCGCTACCGGTTTCGTGGCAAGAAATCCATCCTGAGCGGTTTGTTGATCACGCAGATGTTTCCGGCAACGATGCTGTTGCTCCCGATGTATGTGATGTTGATCAACCTTCAGCTGTTGAATACTTTTCTGGGGATCATTGTCATTTATACAGCTACAGCGCTTCCTTTCTGTGTCTGGCAAATGAAAGGGTATTATGATACCATTCCGGTAGCGCTGGAAGAGGCCGCGCAGATTGATGGCTGTTCACCCTGGCAAGCATTTTATCAGGTGATCTTCCCGCTGGCTGCACCGGCTTTGGTGATTACTGCGCTATTTTCCTTTATGACCGCCTGGAATGAATACGTAGTTGCAAATGTGGTATTGCAGGATTCAGAGATGTTTACACTGCCGCTGGGCCTGAAGCTCTTCCAGAGTACGCTCACAACCCAATGGGGACTCTATGCCGCGGGTTCGCTGCTGGTATCCATCCCTGTGGTTGCACTTTTCCTGATGTTAAGCCGATATTTGATCTCAGGGCTTACTTTGGGGGCCGTAAAGGGATAG
- a CDS encoding GWxTD domain-containing protein — MPFLRSTIALLLLCLLSAGAQDTYAQQGPEAFSVDVVSVQHEDAADKSRLDIFTAIPHASLRFLKTGEAFTARYEVTASVFEVDEDNRKQQMIENQVWADNVSVLQFGNTQSSQHIAHSSYALTLDPGAYMIEIRLQDLASEEVYQKEFVTEVRDFTQAVSLSSLILVNGFDEQSQSISPVVQDRVFVNNPSFSVFYELYADEPQAVNIRREVVRTPNSRGLPILRWLFRRWQADASQGEISFSNTQSLNLGAGRNPVVLSIPVEGYEAGEYLVRVIAEDAEGNPLAVAERAITMDWVDEAEYQGRDIDMAIAQLRYIAKPKELRAIRDGDSKQERRERFIAFWEKRDPTPDTPSNERMEEYYYRIDFANRHYTANSNSGWETDRGHTLVLYGEPDAVDNNGADQSFRQPYEVWHYKRIGRSFFFLDKNGTGNFKLMVPTWNARSAIR, encoded by the coding sequence ATGCCATTTTTAAGAAGTACAATAGCATTGTTGCTGCTGTGCCTGCTATCTGCCGGCGCGCAGGATACGTACGCACAACAGGGGCCTGAGGCTTTCTCTGTTGACGTGGTGAGCGTACAGCATGAAGATGCTGCTGACAAATCTCGGCTCGATATTTTTACCGCTATTCCCCACGCAAGCCTGCGGTTTCTCAAAACCGGTGAAGCATTTACAGCACGCTACGAAGTGACCGCTTCTGTGTTTGAGGTTGATGAAGACAACCGCAAGCAGCAGATGATTGAAAATCAGGTTTGGGCAGACAATGTCAGTGTCCTTCAGTTTGGTAATACGCAGTCGAGCCAACATATAGCCCACTCTTCTTATGCGCTTACGCTGGATCCCGGCGCATACATGATTGAAATCAGGTTGCAGGACCTTGCCTCTGAAGAGGTATATCAGAAAGAGTTTGTCACCGAGGTGCGCGACTTTACACAAGCAGTCAGCTTAAGCAGTTTGATTCTGGTCAACGGTTTTGACGAGCAAAGTCAATCTATTTCTCCCGTTGTTCAAGACCGCGTTTTTGTGAACAACCCCAGTTTTAGCGTTTTCTACGAGCTCTACGCCGATGAGCCTCAGGCTGTAAATATTCGGCGAGAAGTTGTTCGGACGCCCAACAGTCGGGGCTTGCCGATTCTTCGTTGGTTGTTCCGCCGCTGGCAGGCAGATGCCTCGCAGGGAGAGATATCATTTAGCAATACCCAGTCACTCAATTTGGGCGCCGGCCGCAATCCGGTTGTGCTCTCTATTCCGGTTGAAGGCTATGAAGCAGGTGAATACCTGGTCCGGGTAATCGCTGAAGATGCTGAAGGCAATCCCCTGGCAGTTGCAGAGCGCGCAATTACAATGGATTGGGTAGACGAAGCAGAATACCAGGGACGTGATATCGACATGGCGATTGCGCAGCTTCGCTATATCGCCAAGCCAAAAGAATTACGGGCCATTCGAGATGGAGACAGCAAGCAGGAACGCCGTGAGCGGTTCATTGCTTTTTGGGAGAAACGTGACCCCACGCCAGATACGCCATCCAATGAGCGGATGGAAGAATATTACTACCGCATTGACTTTGCCAATCGGCACTATACCGCCAATAGCAACAGCGGCTGGGAAACAGACCGCGGACACACCCTGGTACTCTACGGAGAGCCTGATGCGGTGGATAACAATGGCGCAGACCAGTCTTTCAGGCAGCCCTACGAAGTATGGCATTACAAACGCATTGGCCGAAGCTTCTTTTTCCTCGATAAAAACGGGACGGGCAATTTCAAGCTGATGGTGCCCACCTGGAATGCACGGTCTGCCATTCGATAG